From one Deinococcus aetherius genomic stretch:
- a CDS encoding DUF4394 domain-containing protein → MSNSIRVLSLTVLSAALVACTPNLAVPQPSEAPRGRTVYGVSSANQLVRFGSENSGTSLTTRAITGLGGGESIVGIDFGPGPGPSAGLLYAVGSSSRIYTLNPETGTATPVGTAPFTPALSGTFFGVDFNPVPNRMRTHSDAEQNLRLNQETGALAAVDGTLRYVDGDVAAGQNPALVGTAYTNSVAGATSTTLFALDAARDALVIVNPPNEGLLNTVGALGLDISENAGFDITPQGTAFAALTPVGGGASTLYTLDLKTGRASALGAVGDVTLRGIAVAP, encoded by the coding sequence ATGTCGAACTCCATTCGCGTTCTGAGCCTGACCGTCCTGTCCGCCGCCCTGGTCGCCTGCACGCCCAACCTGGCCGTGCCCCAGCCCAGCGAGGCGCCCCGGGGCCGCACCGTGTACGGCGTGAGCAGCGCCAACCAACTCGTGCGCTTCGGCAGCGAGAATTCCGGCACCAGCCTCACCACGCGGGCCATCACGGGCCTGGGGGGAGGCGAGAGCATCGTCGGCATCGACTTCGGCCCCGGCCCCGGCCCGTCGGCAGGGCTCCTGTACGCGGTGGGCAGCTCCAGCCGTATCTACACCCTGAACCCCGAGACGGGCACGGCGACGCCGGTCGGCACGGCGCCTTTTACCCCGGCCCTGAGCGGAACGTTCTTCGGGGTGGACTTCAACCCGGTGCCCAACCGGATGCGGACGCACAGCGACGCCGAGCAGAACCTGCGCCTGAATCAGGAGACGGGGGCGCTGGCGGCGGTGGACGGCACGCTGCGCTATGTGGACGGCGACGTGGCAGCCGGGCAGAACCCCGCCCTCGTGGGCACCGCGTACACGAATTCGGTGGCGGGCGCGACGAGCACGACCCTGTTCGCCCTCGACGCGGCGCGCGACGCCCTCGTGATCGTCAACCCGCCGAACGAGGGGCTGCTGAACACGGTGGGTGCCCTGGGCCTGGACATCTCGGAGAACGCGGGCTTCGACATCACGCCGCAGGGCACCGCCTTCGCGGCCCTGACCCCGGTGGGCGGGGGGGCCTCGACGCTGTACACGCTCGACCTGAAGACCGGGCGCGCCTCCGCCCTCGGCGCGGTCGGCGACGTCACCCTGCGCGGCATCGCCGTCGCCCCCTGA
- a CDS encoding cadherin-like domain-containing protein yields the protein MSLHPRLWFRSVLAASLALSLAACGAGVPTPQNEAPTGRVTDAEVTSQGLLDFLVGPTTTDARDDATATETGRTILILVLGNDRGRNLSVAALGRAANGTVTLDGARVQYRPNDGFTGTDTFTYTAAGERGQDTATVTVNVLPRNPEAPTANDDTAQTAANTPVGIAVLANDTDPDRDPLTVLSASQPANGTAEVVFNGFTGRSEAVKYTPNPGFTGTDTFTYQMSDSDGFNEGDGGDTATVTVTVR from the coding sequence ATGTCCCTGCATCCCCGACTGTGGTTCCGTTCCGTCCTCGCCGCCTCGCTCGCCCTGTCGCTCGCCGCCTGCGGTGCGGGCGTCCCCACTCCTCAGAACGAGGCACCGACCGGCCGCGTCACAGACGCCGAGGTCACCTCGCAGGGTCTGCTGGACTTTCTGGTGGGACCGACCACCACCGATGCGCGCGACGACGCCACGGCCACCGAGACCGGGCGCACCATCCTCATCCTGGTGCTGGGCAACGACCGGGGGCGCAACCTGAGCGTCGCGGCGCTCGGACGGGCCGCGAACGGCACCGTCACCCTCGACGGGGCGCGGGTGCAGTACCGCCCGAACGACGGCTTTACCGGCACCGACACGTTCACGTACACGGCGGCGGGCGAGCGCGGCCAGGACACCGCCACCGTGACCGTGAACGTCCTGCCGCGCAATCCAGAGGCGCCCACCGCGAACGACGACACCGCCCAAACGGCCGCGAACACGCCCGTCGGCATCGCCGTGCTGGCGAACGACACCGACCCGGACCGCGACCCCCTCACCGTGCTGAGCGCGTCCCAGCCCGCCAACGGCACGGCCGAGGTCGTCTTCAACGGCTTCACCGGGCGCTCGGAGGCCGTGAAGTACACGCCCAACCCGGGCTTCACCGGCACGGACACCTTCACCTACCAGATGAGCGACAGCGACGGTTTCAACGAGGGTGACGGTGGGGACACCGCCACCGTCACCGTCACCGTTCGCTAG
- a CDS encoding RNA polymerase sigma factor, with translation MEEALLVRLGRGDERALDELYALLSGKVFTLACHMLQSREEAEEVLQDTFLKLHRHAGGYRPEGDSARAFVYAIARNDCLSRLRARRSRPVAGEWDVHDPATPLSAPHTDALHTATVRQALGQLAPPDRELLEGSFFHGYSHPELAERSGLPLGTVKSRLRRALLSLRDYLGDP, from the coding sequence ATGGAAGAGGCTTTGCTCGTTCGCCTCGGGCGCGGCGACGAGCGCGCACTGGACGAGCTGTACGCATTGCTGAGCGGCAAGGTGTTCACCCTCGCGTGCCACATGCTGCAAAGCCGGGAGGAGGCCGAGGAGGTGCTGCAAGACACGTTCCTGAAACTGCACCGCCACGCGGGGGGCTACCGCCCGGAGGGAGACTCGGCGCGTGCCTTCGTGTACGCCATCGCCCGCAACGACTGCCTGTCGCGCCTGCGGGCCCGCAGGAGCCGCCCGGTGGCGGGCGAGTGGGACGTGCATGATCCCGCCACGCCCCTGAGTGCGCCGCACACCGACGCGCTGCACACCGCGACCGTGCGTCAGGCGCTCGGCCAGCTCGCGCCCCCCGACCGCGAGTTGCTGGAGGGGTCCTTTTTTCACGGGTACAGCCACCCCGAGCTGGCCGAGCGCAGCGGTCTGCCGCTGGGCACCGTGAAAAGCCGCCTGCGCCGCGCGCTGCTCAGCCTGCGCGACTACCTGGGGGACCCGTGA
- a CDS encoding anti-sigma factor codes for MSVPRELLAGYVLGTLEADEVARVEAELRVSGEARSEVRALRAALFGLADDLPEVPAPPGGLERLRARLRSERVPAPRVRPTPRPPGQPQPRLWAGALAACLVLLVGLPLSWQTYRTYEGALADTQRLTRFLAERDVRRVALRGEGGQTLGSVLLAGGRALFVLAKAPGAGQAYQAWGHSHTDWKPGSSERLVSLRVVRDEVFEVGTGEFSALYLSLEPAGGSAQPTRPLSRVSLSGAAQADALVISQPPGGAVLTRPSVIVSGTVPGGSAQVRYALNGNPPVTTAAAGGRFTFTVGGLRPGRNEIRVDIPGVTGTDPQTVVVTFRPER; via the coding sequence GTGAGCGTGCCGCGCGAACTCCTGGCCGGGTACGTGCTGGGCACCCTGGAGGCGGACGAGGTGGCCCGCGTGGAGGCCGAACTGCGCGTGTCGGGTGAGGCGCGCTCAGAGGTGCGCGCCCTGCGCGCCGCCCTGTTCGGGCTCGCGGACGACCTGCCGGAGGTGCCCGCCCCGCCCGGCGGCTTGGAGCGGCTGCGCGCTCGGCTGAGGAGCGAACGTGTCCCCGCCCCCCGCGTCCGGCCTACTCCACGCCCCCCCGGCCAACCCCAGCCCCGCCTCTGGGCGGGCGCCCTCGCCGCGTGCCTCGTCCTGCTGGTGGGCCTGCCGCTCAGCTGGCAGACGTACCGCACCTACGAGGGTGCCCTGGCCGACACCCAGCGCCTCACGCGCTTTCTGGCCGAGCGCGATGTGCGGCGCGTCGCCCTGCGCGGCGAGGGCGGGCAGACCCTCGGGAGCGTGCTGCTGGCCGGGGGCCGGGCGCTCTTCGTTCTGGCGAAGGCCCCGGGAGCAGGCCAGGCCTACCAGGCCTGGGGGCACAGCCACACCGACTGGAAGCCCGGCAGCTCCGAGCGGCTCGTGTCCCTGCGCGTCGTGCGTGACGAGGTGTTCGAGGTGGGCACCGGCGAGTTCAGCGCCCTGTACCTCAGCCTGGAACCGGCGGGCGGCAGCGCCCAGCCCACCCGCCCGCTCAGCCGGGTGTCGTTGAGCGGCGCGGCGCAGGCGGACGCGCTGGTGATCTCGCAGCCTCCCGGCGGCGCGGTGCTGACCCGGCCGAGCGTGATCGTGAGCGGCACGGTGCCGGGGGGAAGCGCGCAGGTGCGCTACGCTCTGAACGGGAATCCCCCGGTCACCACGGCTGCGGCGGGCGGTCGCTTCACATTCACGGTGGGCGGGTTGCGTCCGGGCCGCAACGAGATCCGGGTGGACATCCCGGGCGTTACGGGCACCGATCCGCAAACGGTGGTCGTGACGTTCAGGCCCGAACGCTGA
- a CDS encoding NHL repeat-containing protein, which produces MSHRFRHPLPRASLTARRLLCALVPALLGVPLALTAPAPATRVLAVSKPPAPVLPSDPAPGRLFGSPDDLSSARTLFTTAGGPRDLGYVVFGGGDAYITFDDGPDARAPGGFMVVRALGGRPGGHFDAGRDRWLSGPRAALQQPKDLELAPTRRAVIVADFGAANVKVFDMAARGDAAPRFVAANLGAPGRRPWGLAYDERADRLFVGATDGTLLVYDRFLGSRGGAGPSRTVMPTLRGEGVSANLHDLVYVRERDTVIVLDVGPATETNQAGFDTDGSLLVLRGASRASGRTPAHLRVRGPASQLGNPVGLTLDGERVFVAEKARDVVLRFDGLLTLAGDRDLAPSAAVSVIEPESVALMPGPPRPR; this is translated from the coding sequence ATGAGCCACCGTTTCCGCCACCCCTTGCCCCGTGCGTCCCTCACGGCCCGGCGCCTCCTGTGCGCGCTGGTCCCCGCGCTGCTCGGCGTGCCCCTGGCCCTCACGGCGCCTGCCCCCGCGACGCGGGTGCTTGCGGTCAGCAAGCCGCCCGCGCCCGTGTTGCCGAGCGACCCGGCGCCGGGCCGGCTGTTCGGGTCGCCGGACGACCTGTCCTCGGCCCGCACCCTCTTCACCACGGCGGGTGGCCCACGAGACCTGGGGTACGTGGTGTTCGGCGGCGGCGACGCCTACATCACCTTCGACGACGGCCCGGACGCGCGGGCGCCGGGCGGCTTCATGGTGGTGCGGGCGCTGGGCGGGCGACCCGGCGGGCACTTCGACGCCGGGCGGGACCGCTGGCTGAGCGGGCCCCGCGCCGCCCTGCAACAGCCCAAGGACCTGGAGCTGGCTCCGACCCGCCGCGCCGTGATCGTCGCCGACTTCGGGGCCGCGAACGTCAAGGTGTTCGACATGGCCGCGCGCGGGGACGCGGCGCCCCGGTTCGTGGCCGCGAACCTCGGCGCCCCTGGACGCCGCCCGTGGGGTCTGGCGTACGACGAGCGCGCCGACCGCCTGTTCGTCGGGGCCACCGACGGCACGCTGCTCGTGTACGACCGGTTCCTGGGCTCCAGGGGCGGGGCGGGGCCCAGCCGCACCGTGATGCCCACGCTCCGGGGCGAGGGGGTCAGCGCGAACCTGCACGACCTCGTGTACGTCCGCGAGCGCGACACGGTGATCGTGCTGGATGTCGGCCCCGCCACTGAGACGAACCAGGCGGGCTTCGACACCGACGGCAGCCTGCTCGTGCTGCGGGGCGCCAGCCGGGCGAGCGGCCGCACGCCCGCGCACCTGCGTGTGCGCGGACCGGCCTCGCAGCTCGGCAATCCGGTGGGCCTCACGCTGGACGGCGAGCGGGTGTTCGTGGCCGAAAAAGCCCGCGACGTGGTGCTGCGCTTCGACGGTCTGCTGACCCTGGCAGGCGACCGCGACCTCGCACCGAGTGCGGCGGTCAGCGTGATCGAACCGGAATCCGTGGCGCTGATGCCCGGCCCCCCGCGCCCGCGTTGA
- a CDS encoding zinc-dependent alcohol dehydrogenase, producing the protein MRALCWEGVNDLRVQTVPDPEIVNPHDVILKITMSTTCGSDLHFIDGYIPSMRPGDVIGHEFMGIVEEVGPEVKKVKKGDRVVVPSFVSCGNCWYCQQDLYSLCDNTNPNAELQAPLLGGYPTGAVYGYTHAFGGYAGSHAGYMRVPHADVGCFHVPDGLRDEQALFLSDAAPTGYMAADFCNIQPGDIVAVWGCGGVGLMAQQSAFLMGAERVIGIDRFPERLRMAREHVGSETINYAEHSDVLAVLHEMTGGRGPDACIDAVGMEAHGFGPGYLYDRAKQTLRLATDRGQALRQAIMACRKGGILSIVGVYGVMDKFPLGVVMNKGLTVRTAQQHGQAYLPRLLDHAVRGELDPSYLMTHRFSLEDSPRAYQMFKHKEDGMVRAVFTP; encoded by the coding sequence ATGCGAGCACTCTGCTGGGAGGGCGTGAACGACCTGCGCGTCCAGACCGTCCCCGACCCCGAGATCGTCAACCCCCATGACGTGATCCTGAAGATCACGATGTCCACCACCTGCGGCTCGGACCTGCACTTCATCGACGGGTACATCCCCTCCATGCGCCCCGGCGACGTGATCGGGCACGAGTTCATGGGCATCGTGGAGGAGGTGGGCCCCGAGGTGAAGAAGGTGAAGAAGGGCGACCGGGTGGTCGTGCCCTCCTTCGTCTCCTGCGGGAACTGCTGGTACTGCCAGCAGGACCTCTATTCGCTTTGCGACAACACCAACCCGAACGCGGAACTCCAGGCTCCCTTGCTGGGGGGCTACCCGACGGGCGCGGTGTACGGCTACACCCACGCTTTCGGCGGCTACGCGGGCTCGCACGCCGGGTACATGCGCGTTCCTCACGCCGACGTGGGCTGCTTCCACGTTCCCGACGGACTGCGGGACGAGCAGGCGCTCTTCCTCTCCGACGCCGCGCCGACCGGGTACATGGCCGCCGACTTCTGCAACATCCAGCCCGGCGACATTGTGGCGGTGTGGGGCTGCGGCGGGGTGGGGCTGATGGCCCAGCAGAGCGCCTTCCTGATGGGCGCCGAGCGTGTCATCGGCATCGATCGCTTTCCCGAGCGGCTGAGAATGGCGCGCGAGCATGTGGGCTCGGAGACGATCAACTACGCCGAACACTCCGACGTGCTGGCCGTCCTCCACGAGATGACGGGCGGGCGCGGCCCCGACGCCTGCATCGACGCGGTGGGGATGGAGGCGCACGGCTTCGGGCCGGGGTACCTCTACGACCGCGCCAAGCAGACCCTGCGGCTGGCGACCGACCGGGGGCAGGCGCTCCGGCAGGCGATCATGGCCTGCCGCAAGGGGGGCATCCTCTCCATCGTCGGTGTGTACGGGGTGATGGACAAGTTCCCGCTCGGCGTGGTCATGAACAAGGGCCTGACCGTCCGCACCGCCCAGCAGCACGGGCAGGCGTACCTCCCGCGACTCCTCGACCACGCCGTCAGGGGCGAACTCGACCCCTCGTACCTGATGACCCACCGCTTCTCGCTGGAAGACAGCCCGCGCGCCTACCAGATGTTCAAGCACAAGGAGGACGGCATGGTGCGCGCCGTGTTCACGCCCTGA
- a CDS encoding SRPBCC family protein, with amino-acid sequence MDAGGPLGGGGPDTPGVGDVLAAVQAEIIKPDPRQRQQLALALLGGALLTVSLRRLRWSGVLMAAGGGWLLYRTLGGRQESQGGGALEGKRVVTVGGEADELYRIWRDPENTTRIMGHIAEVTPTDTNHAHWRMPLPGGRTFEWDAVIIESRPGELLRWQSMPGAELPNEGELTMRPAPGNRGTEVTLRMRFQPPPGLVPGGPAGAVLRQLPSLAVGDALRRFKSLAETGEIPTLDRNPSARVSV; translated from the coding sequence ATGGACGCAGGAGGCCCGCTCGGCGGGGGAGGACCCGACACGCCCGGAGTCGGGGACGTGCTGGCGGCGGTGCAGGCGGAGATCATCAAACCCGACCCCAGGCAGCGGCAGCAACTCGCCCTCGCGCTCCTCGGCGGGGCGCTCCTCACGGTCAGCCTGAGGCGCCTGCGCTGGAGCGGCGTCCTGATGGCAGCGGGCGGGGGGTGGTTGCTGTACCGAACCCTCGGCGGGCGGCAGGAGAGCCAGGGCGGCGGGGCGCTGGAGGGCAAGCGCGTCGTCACCGTCGGGGGGGAGGCGGACGAGCTGTACCGCATCTGGCGCGACCCCGAAAACACGACCCGGATCATGGGCCACATCGCGGAAGTTACGCCGACCGACACCAACCACGCCCACTGGCGGATGCCCCTTCCCGGCGGGCGCACCTTCGAGTGGGACGCCGTGATCATCGAGAGCCGCCCCGGCGAACTCCTGCGCTGGCAGTCGATGCCGGGCGCCGAGTTGCCGAACGAGGGCGAGCTGACCATGCGCCCCGCGCCGGGGAACCGGGGCACCGAGGTCACCCTGCGAATGCGCTTCCAGCCGCCGCCCGGCCTCGTCCCCGGTGGTCCGGCGGGAGCGGTCCTCAGGCAACTCCCCTCCCTCGCCGTGGGAGACGCCCTGCGCCGTTTCAAGAGCCTCGCCGAGACGGGCGAGATTCCCACCCTCGACCGCAACCCCTCCGCGCGAGTGAGCGTCTAA